Genomic segment of bacterium:
GTGAATACTATTTTAATGGTTCTTTTTTGCCGCAAACTCCCCTCACCAAAATATGGGGCCTGGGTTTTATATTTAAAACATTTGACCTGATGTTATTTTGGGATATCGGCCACGCATGGCAAGCCTCGGAAAAAGTCATGTATTTCGTACCCGATGGTTTTCATTGGAGAGATATGAGATCATCTGCAGGCGGTGGTTTGGCCGTATCGGATTGGATCAAAATACAATATGCTTACGTTTTAAAAGACGGTATCCGAACCCATCGAGGAAATTACGGAATCTATTTCCAATTCACACCCAAGCTAAAATAATCGCTATGATAGACAGCCAGTATTTTTTTGTCCGGCCGCAGGATGTGTATGCCGATCATTTGGTTCTGCGAGATGACGAATCGCAACACTGCGTCAAAGTGTTGCGCAAAGCGCCCGGAGATCGTTTCTATGCGATAGACGGATTGGGGCACGAATTTACAGTTGCATTGGAACATTCCGATAAAACATCAGCCCACTGCCGTATTCTTTCGACAGCGAGTAAACCCCGCGAACTCGGATTTGAAATCACACTGGTACAGGCTTTGATCAAAAAAGATCATTTTGACCTCGTGGTGGAAAAAGTGACCGAACTTGGCGTACATCGTATCATCCCCGTCAAGACGCGACGTTCTCTGCCGGAGGCAGGCCACACAAAAATAGAACGTTGGCACAAAATCGCATTGACGGCCATGAAACAATCGCGGCGAAGCCTTA
This window contains:
- a CDS encoding 16S rRNA (uracil(1498)-N(3))-methyltransferase → MIDSQYFFVRPQDVYADHLVLRDDESQHCVKVLRKAPGDRFYAIDGLGHEFTVALEHSDKTSAHCRILSTASKPRELGFEITLVQALIKKDHFDLVVEKVTELGVHRIIPVKTRRSLPEAGHTKIERWHKIALTAMKQSRRSLMPEITPVSDLNSVLRRYADRPVQKIFLHESSEQPLDPNGINFAKACDTIIVVGPEGGFTDEEAARAAEYGFQSFSLGLRRLRAETASICGVGLFSMFAHP